The sequence ACTGATGGTGCCGGTCGAACGGTAGTGATCGATTACTCTTCGCCCAACATTGCTAAGCGGATGCATGTAGGGCATATCCGCTCGACGATCATCGGACAGTCGCTCGTGCATATCTTTCGCGCCCTTGGCTATCGGGTGATCGGTGATAACCATCTTGGCGATTGGGGTACTCAGTTTGGCATTATTTTAGCTGCAATGCAGCGCTACGGACGACCGCAGAATGAAGGCGAAGCGGCTATGGCCGAGCTTGAGGCGCTTTATGCGCGCTACAATGCCGAGATGAAGGACGATCCGGCCCTTGAGGAGGAGGCCCGGCGCTGGTCGCTGGCTCTCGAACAGGGTGACCCGACGGCACGTGCGCTCTGGCAATGGTGTGTTGATCTGTCATTACGGGCTGCGCAGCGCAACTACGACCGGCTAGGTATTCGTTTTGATTATGCTTACGGCGAGAGTTTCTACGAGTCGATGCTGCCCGGTGTTATCGAAGAAGCCTTACGCTCGGAAGCCGCATTCCGTGATGTCGATGGCGCTGTTGTGGCCGAACTTGATAAACTACCTAGGTTTATCATCCAGCGCAGCGATGGTGGTACCGTCTACATGACACGCGACATCGCCACAATTAAGTTTCGGATCCAGGAGTTCAACCCTTCACACATTATTTACGTGGTAGACGCACGACAGGAATTGCACTTCAGACAACTCTTCGCTATTGTGCGGGCGATGGGCTATGCGCACGATGTAGAGCTGGTTCATGTTCCTTTTGGAGTTATTACTACTCCCGATGGTCAGCCGCTTTCGACCAAAAAAGGCAACATGGTCTATCTTGAAGCCTTACTTGATGAGGCTGTAGCACGGGCACGTGCCCTGGTTGATGCGAAAAGCCCCGATCTTTCGCCCGAAGAACGCGCAGCAATTGCCGAAGCTGTTGGTATCGGCGCCGTGATCTACAACGATCTCTATCAAGACCCGCGCCGAAATATTACCCTCGATTGGGATCGCATGCTCTCGATTGAGGGCAACAGCGCAGCCTACTTGCAATATTCGCACGCTCGCTGTCGTTCAATTTTGCGCCGAGCAGCCGAAGAGGGGGTGGAATCGGCGACCCCTGACCTTACCCTCCTGACCCATTCGAGCGAGCAACGTCTCATCCGCCACCTAGCCCGACTACCCGAAGCAGTCCGCGAGGCTGCTGCACGCTATGCACCATTCGTCATCGCCGACTGGTGTTACACTACGGCCCGCGAATTTGGTATCTTCTTTGAGCAATGTCCGGTCTTGCGCGCCGAGCCACCCACGTTACGGGCAGCGCGCCTCCGGTTGGTTGCGGCAACGGCGAATGCGTTGCAGAATGGATTGGCATTGCTGGGGATCAAGGCGCCTGAGCGGATGTAACAACCGGCATATGGGCAACCTGAGCGTTTGCAATGCCGACAGCACAACGGTTGAGGTATGTATGACGGCCACCAGTTTTAGTACAGACAACCGAACCTACCGCCAGTTGATGGGCAATGGGCTGACCTACCGGATTCCACCATTTCAGCGCGATTACGCCTGGGATGAAGAAGAGTGGGAGGATTTATGGCTCGATATTCAGGGCACACTTTCTGCCGATGGCGAACCTGCGCACTATATGGGGTATCTGGTGCTCCAAACGGTTGATAACCGGATATTTGAGGTTATCGACGGTCAACAGCGCCTCACCACGTTGAGTCTGATTGTTCTGGCGGCAATGCGCCTGCTCAAACGCCTGATCGATAACGGTATTGCCGCCGAAGCCAATCAGATGCGGCTAGGACAGCTACGGACAAGCTACATCGGTTACCTCGATCCGGTGACCCTCATCACGCAAAATAAACTCTCGCTGAACCGCCAGAATGATCCGTATTACCGTCAGTATCTGGTCACGTTGACCGATCCACTCCCTCAGCGCGGATTTCCGGCTTCAACCAACACTATGCGAAAGGCATTTGAATGGTTTGAGCGTCGTCTCAATGAGTATACCAGCACACAACGCGATCAGGGTCGGGCGTTAGCGCAGTTTATCGAGACGATGAGTGATAAGCTCTTCTTCACCGTTATCACCGTGTCTGATGAACTAAACGCCTACCGTGTCTTCGAGACGCTCAATGCCCGTGGAGTTCGTTTGTCGGCCACCGATCTGCTTAAGAACTATCTCTTTGCAGTCCTGGCTCGCCATTCACAATCGGAAGTGGAGCTAAAAGAGCCGGAACGTCGGTGGGATACGCTGGTTAGCCGGTTAGGGAGCGAGAGTCTGCCGGATTTTCTTCGGATGCACTGGAATAGCCGACACAGTTTTGCCCGCCAATCCGAGCTGTTCAAAGCGATTCGGAATCGAATCCAAAACCGTGAAGCCGTGTTCGGGCTGCTGCGTGAAATGAACGAGGATGTTGATACATATCTAGCACTCAACCAACCCGAAGGTTCAAGTTGGCCATCAGATTGGAAGGTCTATGCTCAAGAACTACGGCTCTTTTCGGTTCGCCAGCCATACCCGATGCTTATGGCAGCCAAACGCCGCTTAGCCGACGATGATTTTGCTAGACTGTTACGGGCAACCGTTGTTATATCGTTTCGTTACAATGTCATTGGTTCGCTCCACACCGGTGAGTCCGAACGGCTATATCATGAAGTGGCGAAGAAGATACACGAGGGAATAATCAATAATTACACGCTCGCCGTGCAGACGCTACGCCCTATCTATCGAAGTGATGCCGCGTTTAAGGCCGATTTTAGTGAAAAGTCGATCAAAACGACCCAGAGCCGAAATGCACGAATTGTACGTTACATTCTCAGCAAACTCGAACAACAGGTAGGCGGCGTTGAGTTTGATTACGACTCTCCTGCCTATACCATTGAACATATCTTGCCTCAGTCGCCTGAAGCCGGATGGGAGGCCTTTAGTGACCGCGATCTAGAGGAATTTGTCTATCGTTTAGGGAACATGACGATTATTGAGAGCAGCCGGAATAGAGATGCAGGAAACAAATCATTCGCACAAAAGCGCGTGATCTATCAAGAAAGTCGCTTTCGCTTAACCCAACAACTGGCGCAGGAAGAGGAATGGACGCCAGAGCGACTGGCTGCCCGTCAACGCGAAATGGCCAGGTTGGCGGCAGTGGTCTGGCGAATAGATATCTGAGGTTTTTAACAGGTTCAGGGCCTGTGCTGCAAAGCACGCCTGGTGCCCCCTTACCTTCCCCCTAGCCCCCTTCCTCTCCCCACGTGGAAGAGGAAGGGGGAACGTGAGGCGGGAGCGAAAGCATATTGGCAACCTCCTAAATGGTTGCACAGGTACGGTACGTGCCCGATGAGAAATCCGGGTTTTTGATCGGTCTCTTAGCTATAGGCTAATAAGTTCATCCTGGACGTGACAGCATCTATGAAGCTATAGTCCCACTCCACATCTGACAAGCGAGGAAGCGGGCAAGCGAGACCACAAGCATCGGTCACACACTGAGCTAGGCTGTGCTTCGGATGCCGTCCTGTCTTATTTGTCAACGAAACGCTCGTCATGTTGGTGGGCCGGAGTCCCGCTGACCCAGCAGGATCACCGTACTCGATTCACCTTTGGAGGGTGGTGTAGTCAGCAAATCGGCCATCTGACGCAATGCCAGCCACCACTGCTCACGTGGTCGGGCGTGGACGGGATCCATCAAGCGGGGCATATCGTCGAGCTGATGAAATTGAACTTTCCCGCCGCGATAACCAATAAACGCCCCAACCGGCTCACGGCGATCGGCGTGCTCGATCAGAAATTCGATACAGCGCACCGCTAACCGCGTTGCCTGAATACGGTCGAACGGCGATGGATCACCACCTTGCTGCAAATGACCAAGGATCGCCTGCCGTACCTCGAACAACTTATTCCCCTCTTCTTCAAAGAGTGAACAGATGAACGATGTCGTGTAGACGGGATTCGCCTTTTCGTTGCGCACGATCAGACTTAACCGTTTTCCGGCGCGGAACCAGGACATCATCTCTTCCAGATCGGCCTGTAGTTTGCGCAGACTAATCCCTTCTTCGGGAAGATAGACCTGCTCGGCGCCGGTTGCCAATCCGCTCATCAGAGCCAGATAGCCGCAATCACGACCCATGACCTCGACGATAAAACAGCGGCGTGACGCCACTGCCGATTGTTTGATGCGATCAATGGCCTGGACAATACTATTCAGTGCTGTATCAGCCCCTAAACTCAGTTCAGAACCGGGCAGGTTGTTGTCGATGGTTGCCGGCAGGCAGATGATCGGAATATGAAACGCTGGAAAGATCTGGCGCTCGCTGTAGAGTTTGTACGCTGCCTGATACCCACTCAAGCCACCGATCATGAGGATGCCATCTATCCCAAAACGCTCAATGTTACGCGCAATCTGGTACAGTTCGCTGCCCTGCGGAATCTTGCGATTAGTACCCAGTTCGGCCCCTCCCATCGTCGCCCAACCACTGACGCTCATCCAATCCATCTCAACGATGTCACCATCGATCAATCCCTGGAATCCATTGCGCACACCAAGCATCGTGTGACCACGGTCGATGCCAATACGTACTGCTGCCCGCACAGCCGTATTCATACCGGGTGCTGGCCCACCACTATGCACCACAGCAAAGCGATAACCACGCCGTAAGCGGTCGGGTGGCGAGGGCTGCGATTGAATGAGGGTGCCAAGCGTCCGGTACGCTTCCACAAAACTATTGCCCCGCATCGCCAACGCTCGCTCATAATCGTGCTGCGCGATAGCTTCGGCAACTTGATGCGTATCCTTAACGCAGGTTAGCAGTGGCAAGCGCACCACCCGATTCTCACGCAAACCGATCAATTTCGGTTCCGCATCGGGACTAGCAGTTAACAGCTCTTCGACTGCCGTTGCGCCCAACAATGAACTCATCCAGCGATCAAATGCACTTGGTGCACCACCACGCTGAACGTGGCCGAGAATGGTGACTCTGGTATCTTCCCCTAGTCGCTCTTCCAGCACCTTCTTGATATACGATGCGGTAATGGGTTTACCATGCCGGTCGCGAGCACCCTCAGCGACCACAACAATGCTATCGCGTCGGCCTTGCTCACGCCCGATCCGCAGCACATCGCACATATGCTGCTCCCAATCGTCCATCTGGGGAGGCATTTCAGGAATAAACACCCAATCCGCACCACCAGCAATTGCCCCCATCAATGCCAGATACCCACAATTACGCCCCATCACCTCGATGACGAAAGTGCGCTGATGGCTGGCAGCCGTTGAACTGATAGCATCAATCGCCTCGGTAATACGATGAAGTGCAGTATCGGCACCAATCGTCATATCAGTGCCACAAAAGTCATTGTCGATACTGCCAACAATTCCGGCAATCAGCAGGTTAGGATGGGCTGCCGCCTGTTCAGCACTGATTTCACCTGCCGCAACCAATTCGGCCAGTAACTCCGGCCATTCACGGCGAAAGAGATCAGCTCCGGTCAGACTACCATCACCACCAATGACAACCAGGCGGTCAATGCCATGGGTAAGTAAATTAGCCGCCGCCCGCCGCCGACCTTCACGAGTGCGGAAGGCACTACTCCGTGCGGTACCGATGATCGTGCCACCGCGATGAATAATCCCCCCCACCGAACTCCAATCCATACGCCGGATGAACTTTCCCCCCTCAATCAGACCTTGATAGCCCTCATAGATCGCAAAGACTTCACAGCCACGACTGATGCCAGTACGCACTACAGCACGCACCGCAGCGTTCATCCCAGGCGCATCACCACCGCTCGTCAGTACTCCGATACGGATTGTTGGATGTGTCATTGTATCCCTCGCCTCTTCTGGCGGATAGCAATAATGGTTGCACACGCAAGTATATCACAGAGTCACGAGTAATTAGTGAAGAGCACGCCCGCATCTTCCCTGTCCGGAAGAGATGGTGTTGAGTATGACTGTCACCGCATCGGTAGGGGTAGGTTGGGAACTCACCCCAGATGGTGTGTTGATGCAACGGGCAATAGTTTTCACCGCCCATCGCAGGATGCAGGCCAACGAGCCGCCTCCCGACTCATAACAGCACACTCACCAGCGGAGGCGGGCCAGCGGCCCGCAATCCAGGTCTATTAAGATAGTGTCTCGGAATAAGATAGCATTTTCACTACTGAAAAATGCAAATAAGACATAGTTTCATTTTCAGGTAAACCTCTTGACTTTATACTTGAATGGGGTAAAGTGAGGGCATGAAACGCACATACTCATTCTGCTGAGGGAAGATCACGATGAACAAACAGCAGTTTACAATTAGCGGGATGGATTGTCCTGATTGTGCACGTACTATCGAACGGGGTGTAGCGCGGCTTCCGGGAGTGCAGACCTGTGAAGTGAATTTCACCACCGCTCAATTACACGTTACCGGTGATGCAGACCCGACAGCTATCGTCAACCGTGTACGAGATTTAGGCTACGAAATTCAGTCGGCAACGACAGTGGCTGACGAGAATCCACCAACCCTGTTCGGCTTTATACGCCGCCGTCGTCAACATCTGTTCGCGCTGGTTGGTCTTGTGCTCGTTCTACCTGGTATTATCCTGCATGAATTGCTTGGTTGGGATGCCTTCTGGATTGATGGACTAGCACTCGTTGCCCTTGGCCTCGTGGGGCCAAAGATTGCTCAAAACGCCTGGCGCACGTTCCGTACAAATCGTGAGCTGAATATCGATGCTTTGATGACTATCGCCGCTATTGGCGCTGTCATTATCGGAACGTATGTTGAAGCCGGGCTGGTGATGGTGCTCTACGCGATTGGCGAGGCGTTAGAGGAATATACAGCCGATCGTGCCCGTCATGCAATCCGCAGCCTGCTTGAATTGACTCCACCGACGGCAACACGTCTTGGGCCTGCCGGCGAAGAGACCGTACCGGTTGCCGAACTACGGGTGGGTGATCGCATTCTCATCAAACCAGGAGAGCGAATACCGGTGGACGGTACAATTGTCGCCGGTCATTCGCTGGTGAATCAGGCCGCGATTACGGGTGAAAGTCGGTTCATTGAGCGTGGGGCCGGTGATCCACTCTTTGCGGGAACCATCAATGGTGACGGGAGTCTTGAGCTGATCGTTGACCGACCCGCTGCCGAGAGTATGGTGGCGCGGATGATACATCTCGTTCAGGAAGCGCAAGAGCGTCGTGCTCCGGTACAGCGCTTTGTTGATCGCTTTGCGCGTGTCTACACGCCTGCGGTAGTCATTCTGGCCGTTCTAGTTGCCAGTATTCCCCCGCTTTTGTTTGGTCAACCATTTTGGAACCCCGATCCCGAAACATTTGGCTGGCTCTACCGCGGTCTAGCTCTCCTCGTTGTTGCATGCCCGTGTGCGCTGGTTATCAGTACACCGGTGAGTATTGTGAGCGCCTTAAGCACGGCTGCCCGCAACGGGGTGTTGATCAAAGGTGGAGCGTATCTCGAAACACTCGCTCGCGTTCGCACTGTTGCCATTGATAAGACCGGTACCTTGACCACCGGAAAACCATCGGTGGTGGGGCTGCGGGTATTGGGATGTATGGCCAATGATGCGGTACCGGTTGGTCACTGTCAGACCTGCGATGAGCTATTGACGTTGGCGGGAGCAGTTGAGCGCCGTTCGGAACACCCGCTGGCGCATGCCATTGTGCAGGCTGCGACTATGCGCGGCCTCGCTCTCCCAACTGCCGAAAACGTGCGGGCATTGACTGGCCAAGGGGTATTGGGGGTTGTGAATGGTAATGAGGTTTTGATCGGGAGTCATCGAGTATTTGATCAGACATTAACTCACGATGAACGGCATTGTCTGGCAGCGCAACGTGACAGCCAGTCCGGATATACACCACTCCTGGTTGGTGTTGATGGTACATACCGTGGCACAATAACCGTATCTGACACGATTCGTGAAGAGAGTCGGAACGCCGTGGCTGCTCTGCGCGCCCAAGGTTTGCGGGTCGTGATGCTCACCGGTGACGAACCGGCCACTGCGCGGCGCATTGCCGACGACATTGGAGTGGATGAGGTACGGGCTGGATTACTCCCTGAAGCCAAAGCTGCGGCAGTCAGTGCATTACGTCAACCTGACGGTGCAGTAGCGATGGTCGGTGATGGAATCAATGATGCGCCAGCACTGGCGACTGCCGATGTAGGGATTGCTATTGGTAATCAGGCTGGTGGTACGACGCAAGCGATGGAGACTGCCGATATAACTCTACTCAGTGGTGATCTCCGTCAGTTACCGTTTGCCATTGAACTCAGCCGCCAGACAATGCGCACGATCGCCGTGAATGTTACATTCAGCATCGGCATTAAACTCCTCTTCATCGGTCTGGTTCTGGCCGGCCTTGGCACGATGTGGATGGCCGTGTTGGCAGACGTTGGCGCCTCGTTGTTGGTGACGCTGAATGGGATGCGGTTATTGGGCTTCCGTTCACGTCTGTCGGGTTATAGAGGATGAGTACGGAACAGAGTTCAGGCGATCAGAACGATTACGCCTGGCAAGGGACGGAATATGCTCTTGCCACTGCTAGTATCCCTCTTCCTTGCTCGTGAAGATGGAGCCAGGGCTTTTCAACGTTCTTTACGTGCGTTTAGGAAAGCGGGAGGGGCGGGGTTCCAAACTCGCCCCAATAACGTGTTCTTGAGACGGATGCGAGTTCCGCGATTGCCAGCGCAGATGCGGGCCAGAGACCCGCGATCCTGGAAAAGGGAAGCATTGTGCAGACACTTTCTGAGCGCGGTGAACGGCGCAAGCCTCACACTCTATCCACGCGACGACGCGAAAGTCGCCGAATGTCTTTGGAACAGCCCATTCCCTCGGCAAGGAGACGCAACGAACCCGCGACACCTATCATTCCTGGATTAACACCGGTAAAAACTGAAACACCTGCCGAACTATCGCAACTCAGGTAATTCAATCGGGTCTTCACGCGGTTCACACAGGCCGCAAAAGAGCGCACGGGCAGTGACGATAGCTTTATGACCACCTTTGCGGTCTGCAAAGAGCGCCACAATATGGGGCATCTCTTGCGCGTGATCGCGACAGATGGCCCGCCCACAGAAGATGCAGGCGCCGTGGGCAGGACGATTGCAATGCCAGCAGTTCATCGTTGACTCCACCATTGAGGGGATGCGTCTGACAACGCATCCCCGTCACGATTAGCGTACAACCAGCGGTACCCACAATCGCGGTGCACTGATTGAAACTGGCGCTTCGAGTAATTGCGTTTCAATAGTGACCGAACTATTGACAATCTCGACCGTATTCGTCAGGCTGCCAGTCACCTGGTTCGGATTGACTGTCACTCGGAAGAGCAATGTGCGTCGTCCGGGTGTATCGCCGCTTTGCGCAGATACGGTGAGATTATTCCATGTTAACACAGTACGACCACTGCTGCTACCGATTTGTGGTGCTGATAGAGCCGTTCAACCTTCTCACCCGACCCGGCAGCAGTGAGGTGAGAAGCGTGGCGAGCTTCCGAGCCTATCCGCAGCTCGTGCAGCGGTGCGCAGCTTCCCGTGCCAACCTAGTGATCCACGGTCAACTCCCGTCCTCTCGCCAATGATGCCCATCGCCGTCTCTGGAGAGGTGGATCCTCAACCTCCGCACGGCATACGCTTGAGACGGACACACATTCCATCACTACTCCCCAGGGTGCGGTCCGCTAGACGACACTTCCAGGGAAACCGCACGGATCGGGGATCACCGTTAGCACGTGTATAAGGTTTGTCAGTCCGCGCCATCCAGAGCCGAGAATGTTGAATACCTCCTAAGTATTCGCCCTACCTGTTCAAGTGCAAACCGAATCTATGCTATGATACTTGACTTGTAAAGTATTGCTAGCCGGAGTGTTCATGGTCACGGTTTTAATCGAAGTTCTCTTGCCGATTGCAGTGGTGGCAAGCGCAGGATTCGCACTACGGCGCGCATTTCCGCTTGATCTGATGACACTCAACCGGCTGATGATTTACGGTCTTAGCCCGGCACTCATCTTTGTCACCCTGGTACGCGCCGATTTGAGCGGCCCGGATGCCGGACGCATGCTCTTCTTCGCACTGGGAGTGTTAGGGTTGATGGCGTTAACCGTCTGGCTCAGTGCACTGGGGCTGGGATTACGTGGGAAGGACGTAACAGCGTTGTTGCTGACCAGTATGTTTATGAATTCGGGCAATTATGGTCTACCAGCCTCACGTTTTGCCTTCGGTGAAACCGGTTTTACATTGGGGGTATTCTACTTTATCATGCAATCGATCATGGCTCAAACGTTAGGTGTGGGAGTGGCAGCAGCGGGTGCGGCCGGTGGCGGCCGACAGGCGTGGCAATCAATCGTCAAACGTC comes from Chloroflexus sp. Y-396-1 and encodes:
- the argS gene encoding arginine--tRNA ligase, whose amino-acid sequence is MRYALERFIAEIKDAILATGKVPADLIEITTPKPNIPADRTFVTFKAAKALGIDPNRLAADLAATLTLPPDSLIGEVSASGPFLNFSLHPQRLAATVLEEIMASGTAYGTLTDGAGRTVVIDYSSPNIAKRMHVGHIRSTIIGQSLVHIFRALGYRVIGDNHLGDWGTQFGIILAAMQRYGRPQNEGEAAMAELEALYARYNAEMKDDPALEEEARRWSLALEQGDPTARALWQWCVDLSLRAAQRNYDRLGIRFDYAYGESFYESMLPGVIEEALRSEAAFRDVDGAVVAELDKLPRFIIQRSDGGTVYMTRDIATIKFRIQEFNPSHIIYVVDARQELHFRQLFAIVRAMGYAHDVELVHVPFGVITTPDGQPLSTKKGNMVYLEALLDEAVARARALVDAKSPDLSPEERAAIAEAVGIGAVIYNDLYQDPRRNITLDWDRMLSIEGNSAAYLQYSHARCRSILRRAAEEGVESATPDLTLLTHSSEQRLIRHLARLPEAVREAAARYAPFVIADWCYTTAREFGIFFEQCPVLRAEPPTLRAARLRLVAATANALQNGLALLGIKAPERM
- a CDS encoding DUF262 domain-containing protein; protein product: MTATSFSTDNRTYRQLMGNGLTYRIPPFQRDYAWDEEEWEDLWLDIQGTLSADGEPAHYMGYLVLQTVDNRIFEVIDGQQRLTTLSLIVLAAMRLLKRLIDNGIAAEANQMRLGQLRTSYIGYLDPVTLITQNKLSLNRQNDPYYRQYLVTLTDPLPQRGFPASTNTMRKAFEWFERRLNEYTSTQRDQGRALAQFIETMSDKLFFTVITVSDELNAYRVFETLNARGVRLSATDLLKNYLFAVLARHSQSEVELKEPERRWDTLVSRLGSESLPDFLRMHWNSRHSFARQSELFKAIRNRIQNREAVFGLLREMNEDVDTYLALNQPEGSSWPSDWKVYAQELRLFSVRQPYPMLMAAKRRLADDDFARLLRATVVISFRYNVIGSLHTGESERLYHEVAKKIHEGIINNYTLAVQTLRPIYRSDAAFKADFSEKSIKTTQSRNARIVRYILSKLEQQVGGVEFDYDSPAYTIEHILPQSPEAGWEAFSDRDLEEFVYRLGNMTIIESSRNRDAGNKSFAQKRVIYQESRFRLTQQLAQEEEWTPERLAARQREMARLAAVVWRIDI
- a CDS encoding 6-phosphofructokinase, whose product is MTHPTIRIGVLTSGGDAPGMNAAVRAVVRTGISRGCEVFAIYEGYQGLIEGGKFIRRMDWSSVGGIIHRGGTIIGTARSSAFRTREGRRRAAANLLTHGIDRLVVIGGDGSLTGADLFRREWPELLAELVAAGEISAEQAAAHPNLLIAGIVGSIDNDFCGTDMTIGADTALHRITEAIDAISSTAASHQRTFVIEVMGRNCGYLALMGAIAGGADWVFIPEMPPQMDDWEQHMCDVLRIGREQGRRDSIVVVAEGARDRHGKPITASYIKKVLEERLGEDTRVTILGHVQRGGAPSAFDRWMSSLLGATAVEELLTASPDAEPKLIGLRENRVVRLPLLTCVKDTHQVAEAIAQHDYERALAMRGNSFVEAYRTLGTLIQSQPSPPDRLRRGYRFAVVHSGGPAPGMNTAVRAAVRIGIDRGHTMLGVRNGFQGLIDGDIVEMDWMSVSGWATMGGAELGTNRKIPQGSELYQIARNIERFGIDGILMIGGLSGYQAAYKLYSERQIFPAFHIPIICLPATIDNNLPGSELSLGADTALNSIVQAIDRIKQSAVASRRCFIVEVMGRDCGYLALMSGLATGAEQVYLPEEGISLRKLQADLEEMMSWFRAGKRLSLIVRNEKANPVYTTSFICSLFEEEGNKLFEVRQAILGHLQQGGDPSPFDRIQATRLAVRCIEFLIEHADRREPVGAFIGYRGGKVQFHQLDDMPRLMDPVHARPREQWWLALRQMADLLTTPPSKGESSTVILLGQRDSGPPT
- a CDS encoding heavy metal translocating P-type ATPase; protein product: MNKQQFTISGMDCPDCARTIERGVARLPGVQTCEVNFTTAQLHVTGDADPTAIVNRVRDLGYEIQSATTVADENPPTLFGFIRRRRQHLFALVGLVLVLPGIILHELLGWDAFWIDGLALVALGLVGPKIAQNAWRTFRTNRELNIDALMTIAAIGAVIIGTYVEAGLVMVLYAIGEALEEYTADRARHAIRSLLELTPPTATRLGPAGEETVPVAELRVGDRILIKPGERIPVDGTIVAGHSLVNQAAITGESRFIERGAGDPLFAGTINGDGSLELIVDRPAAESMVARMIHLVQEAQERRAPVQRFVDRFARVYTPAVVILAVLVASIPPLLFGQPFWNPDPETFGWLYRGLALLVVACPCALVISTPVSIVSALSTAARNGVLIKGGAYLETLARVRTVAIDKTGTLTTGKPSVVGLRVLGCMANDAVPVGHCQTCDELLTLAGAVERRSEHPLAHAIVQAATMRGLALPTAENVRALTGQGVLGVVNGNEVLIGSHRVFDQTLTHDERHCLAAQRDSQSGYTPLLVGVDGTYRGTITVSDTIREESRNAVAALRAQGLRVVMLTGDEPATARRIADDIGVDEVRAGLLPEAKAAAVSALRQPDGAVAMVGDGINDAPALATADVGIAIGNQAGGTTQAMETADITLLSGDLRQLPFAIELSRQTMRTIAVNVTFSIGIKLLFIGLVLAGLGTMWMAVLADVGASLLVTLNGMRLLGFRSRLSGYRG
- a CDS encoding AEC family transporter, coding for MVTVLIEVLLPIAVVASAGFALRRAFPLDLMTLNRLMIYGLSPALIFVTLVRADLSGPDAGRMLFFALGVLGLMALTVWLSALGLGLRGKDVTALLLTSMFMNSGNYGLPASRFAFGETGFTLGVFYFIMQSIMAQTLGVGVAAAGAAGGGRQAWQSIVKRLISMPQIYAVIGALALRSMGFQPATATGLVRSLFEGVALLSEAALPVMLLILGVQLGAGAPLVQPGMVAMATTIRLVVSPILAFGLARLLGMEGVALGVGVMMAGMPTAVNTTILAIEFDTRPQLVVSTVVVSSFASLITLSILLSLVR